The Branchiostoma floridae strain S238N-H82 chromosome 17, Bfl_VNyyK, whole genome shotgun sequence genome has a window encoding:
- the LOC118404391 gene encoding 5-hydroxytryptamine receptor 3A-like encodes MECREGSSCDVWSPPQQEGEWNRKDKVFANGTKQACFAVHLQRIPLFHIATTVAPCVILVVLMTITFVMPLDKGDRISFGVTIQLSMVVSLVFVTEVLPVKGALPFFATLIVVCMGMMGLFLFFTIYIISLHDKEGSLSPMAKTVFLRYMARFLLLGDLTEKEAASDDGEAGLTEDVAVTDVEAPADVSGITRQPSGPPTRLEAAVEEQTSCLRHLIRIGKAQLEELVKNEPEVSDYTLLTKVLDRLCLILYVISVAVAVPMTMSLGK; translated from the exons atgg AATGCAGAGAGGGCAGTTCCTGTGACGTCTGGTCTCCCCCACAACAGGAAGGCGAATGGAATCGGAAGGACAAGGTCTTCGCTAATGGCACCAAGCAGGCGTGCTTCGCTGTTCATTTGCAGAGGATCCCCCTGTTCCACATCGCCACGACTGTTGCCCCCTGCGTCATCCTAGTTGTGCTAATGACCATCACTTTTGTCATGCCCCTGGACAAGGGAGACCGGATCTCCTTCGGAGTGACCATTCAGCTCTCCATGGTCGTGTCTCTCGTGTTTGTCACGGAGGTACTTCCCGTGAAAGGGGCGCTGCCATTTTTCG CCACGCTGATCGTCGTGTGCATGGGGATGATGGGACTTTTTCTCTTCTTCACCATCTACATCATCAGCCTCCACGACAAGGAAGGGAGTCTGTCTCCAATGGCAAAGACTGTCTTTCTCCGATACATGGCAAG GTTCCTGCTGCTCGGAGACCTCACAGAGAAGGAGGCTGCGAGCGACGATGGAGAGGCTGGCCTGACCGAAGACGTGGCGGTGACCGACGTAGAGGCCCCCGCTGACGTCTCCGGGATAACCCGCCAGCCGTCCGGCCCGCCCACCCGCCTGGAGGCCGCCGTGGAAGAGCAGACCTCTTGCCTTCGTCACCTGATCCGCATCGGGAAGGCGCAGCTGGAGGAGCTGGTGAAGAACGAGCCGGAGGTGTCCGATTACACCCTGCTGACCAAGGTCCTGGACAGGCTGTGCCTTATCCTGTACGTCATCAGCGTTGCCGTGGCCGTGCCCATGACCATGAGTCTGGGCAAGTAA